A stretch of DNA from Melioribacteraceae bacterium 4301-Me:
GCTGCGGCCTTTCCTGCTGTAGACATTATTCCAGTTACTGTGGTAGCCGAACCCTGATAAACATCTGGCACCCACATGTGAAACGGGAAAGCAGCAATTTTAAAACTGAAACCTATCAAAAACAGAACAAAGCCAACAATAAATAAAGGATTGTTAATTAATATGCTGAAACTAGAAAGAATATTATCAATTTTTGTTGTACTAGCAGTACCATAAATCAAAGCAATACCATAAACAATAAAACCAGTAGCAAAAGCACCTAAAAGAAAATACTTCATTGATGCTTCATTAGCCGAAGCTTTTTTTCTGTTTATGCCGGCTAAAACATAAAAACAAATTGACATTAGTTCTAATCCCAAAAAAATCATTAAAATATCTTTTGCACCAGCCATCATCATCATGCCTAAGACTGCAGATTGTATAAGGATGTAGTATTCACCATAGTAAGTGCCATACTTTATCAAGTAATTCATCGAACCCAGCACTATTAAAGCAGCAGCCATATTAAATATAAAATTAAATATTGAAGCACTGCCGCCTACTTTCAACATTCCATTAAATAAAGTACTTTGTTGATTAATGTTAATTATAGAAAGAACAGTGGTAACTGCGAACAAAATTATAGAAAACCAAGGAAGTATCAGTTCGCTTTTTTTACTAGAAATCTCGATAACAATTGAAATTAAAATTCCGCCTCCTATAATTAAAAAAGGAAGCAACTGATATAGTTCTGTTGAATTCTGATACATAATTACTCTATGAATAAAATATTGTCGTCAATTTCTTCTATGGTTAATTTATGGTTTTCTTTCAAATGTAATGCTAATTTTTTGTGATTATTTATGTTAAACAAGTCTTTCCCCTTTTCCACCACCACTAATTTTATTGCTTCGTATTTAGTAACAACTTCTTTTAGATTCTTGTAAGCATGGAAATAAATTTCTGTGTAATCTTCTTTAACTGAGTAATTAGCAGAAGCTTTGGGTGTATTAAACTCCATTATTATTTCATCTTCTATAATTGCCTTTAATATTTCAGCAGTAAAAGGTAACAAGACCCTATTACCGTAGTATAGCCCATCTATTTTATTTTCTAATACCTCATCAATTGTCCTCATAAGTCTACCTTAAGCATATAACACATACCAGATTAATAAAAATACTGGCAATAAAATCGGAATTGAATACTTAACCATGTACCCAAAGAAACTTGGCATTTCAATGCCAGCACGTTCAGAAATCGATTTAACCATAAAGTTCGGCCCATTACCTATGTAAGTCATTGCACCAAAGAAAACAGCAGCTATTGATATTGATTGCAAATAAACAGGGTAAAGGTGCTGAAATAATTGAACATCGCTTTTCAGATTTACATTTAGTCCGTACTTGCCAAGTTCGGCACTAAGAAAATTTAAATAAGTTGGTGCATTATCTAATAAAGCAGAAAGAATACCCGTTGCCCAATAAAATGACCCTGGATTTAATTTATCACCTAATATTTTTGCTTCGTAAGCAATTAACTGCAGGGCTGGTATCATTGTAGCAAAAATTCCTGCAAATAAGTAAGCCACCTCTTTAATAGGTTCAAAATCGAATTCATTAGCCATTAATATATTTTTATCAGCATTTTTATAAGATAAATAAACTACAGTGAACATGATTATCTCTCTTACTCCAAACGGTAAAGGTGATAAGTTAGGCACCCAGCTGAAAATGTTTGGATCAATAAATACTGAAATTAATATAACTAGTAAATACAAAAGATTTTTTGTACCCTTAAGTTCAAACTTACCAGTGAAGTAACTTTCTTTATTATTAATGAATATATTTTTTGCATCAATAAAAAAGAAAATAGCTAAAAGTAGCAGAATAGCAGGCAGCCATATATACCATATATGAATTGAAAACCAGAAAAAATCAATTCCACGCAAAAAGCCCAAAAAAAGTGGTGGATCACCAATTGGAGTTAAAGCGCCACCAATGTTGCTTACAATGAAAATAAAAAATATTATATGGTAAGCTTTAATCCTGTTCTTGTTTATTTTTATAAATGGGCGGATTAGCAGCATAGAAGCGCCGGTAGTACCAATTATGTTTGCTAATATTGCACCAATGAACAATATTATTGAATTCAATAAAGGAGTTGATTTACGATCTATTTTTATAAGAATACCGCCTGAGGCAACAAATAAAGAGGATAACAATGCAATAAAAGAAATATATTCAGCTAAAGTGTGTAAAAGGCTATGTGTATCTTTCAAAAAAAATAAATAATAAATAACAGTAATTGAACCGAGTAGGATTGCAATCTTAGGATAATGATGTTCCCAAAAATGTCTATAAAACAAAGGACCAGTAGCAATCATTAATAACAGAAGAAAAAAAGGAATTACCATTAAAGCTTCTGGCAAATTAGAAGTGTTTTCTAAAACAGAACTATCTACGGCAAGTGTAAGTCCACTACTCAACACCAGTAAAATTGCTATATATTTTACTTTCTTTAATAATCTCATGAATTATTTTAATAAGTTAAAAGTAAAAGAGCCGACGCTTTTTAATATTGACTCAGAAGATAATTTTGTTACTTCAAGAAATGTACTAGGATAAATACCAATCCACACAATAAAAATTAGTATCGGTATCAATACAATCAGCTCTCTTGCTGTCATATCATATAATTTATTGTTCAGTTCGGAATTTTTAACTTCGCCAAATACAACTCGTTGATACATCCATAATAAATAGACAGCTGCAAAAATAACCCCACTAGTAGCAAATATAGTAAACCACCAACTGTTTAATACAGTCGATTTAAATGAGCCGAGCAGAATTAGAAATTCACCTACAAAGCCATTCAGTCCCGGCAATCCAATAGAAGAAAGTGAAACAATCATTAAGACGGCAGAATAAATTGGTATTATTTTAGCAATTCCGCCGTAATAAGAAATTTCACGCGAATGGGTTCTTTCATAAATTATTCCGACTAAAAGGAACAATGCCCCAGTTGATAGTCCGTG
This window harbors:
- a CDS encoding NADH-quinone oxidoreductase subunit N; this encodes MYQNSTELYQLLPFLIIGGGILISIVIEISSKKSELILPWFSIILFAVTTVLSIININQQSTLFNGMLKVGGSASIFNFIFNMAAALIVLGSMNYLIKYGTYYGEYYILIQSAVLGMMMMAGAKDILMIFLGLELMSICFYVLAGINRKKASANEASMKYFLLGAFATGFIVYGIALIYGTASTTKIDNILSSFSILINNPLFIVGFVLFLIGFSFKIAAFPFHMWVPDVYQGSATTVTGIMSTAGKAAAFSVLIIVLSAIFNAQIVNKFRPYFAAIATFSMLYGSIVAIAQDNIKRMLAYSSIAHAGYMSIGLAAGNVSSEAGIIFYLAAYTFMNVGAFEVVAMIEGENDSQLGIKSYAGLGNKNPVLAAFMALFMFALAGIPPLAGFFGKYYVFIGAIESNLTWLAIIGVISSIISVYFYLRIVVYMYFREPIETIKFNYDSFGLTTITICGLLVLIFGLFPDTLLNLIISVITL
- a CDS encoding sodium:proton antiporter, translated to MRLLKKVKYIAILLVLSSGLTLAVDSSVLENTSNLPEALMVIPFFLLLLMIATGPLFYRHFWEHHYPKIAILLGSITVIYYLFFLKDTHSLLHTLAEYISFIALLSSLFVASGGILIKIDRKSTPLLNSIILFIGAILANIIGTTGASMLLIRPFIKINKNRIKAYHIIFFIFIVSNIGGALTPIGDPPLFLGFLRGIDFFWFSIHIWYIWLPAILLLLAIFFFIDAKNIFINNKESYFTGKFELKGTKNLLYLLVILISVFIDPNIFSWVPNLSPLPFGVREIIMFTVVYLSYKNADKNILMANEFDFEPIKEVAYLFAGIFATMIPALQLIAYEAKILGDKLNPGSFYWATGILSALLDNAPTYLNFLSAELGKYGLNVNLKSDVQLFQHLYPVYLQSISIAAVFFGAMTYIGNGPNFMVKSISERAGIEMPSFFGYMVKYSIPILLPVFLLIWYVLYA